The DNA region TGAACATATCGATCGAGGGTATGAGAATCTACAAGCAAAGCTAAAGGCTTTAGGTGCTGAGACCTGGAGAAAATCAGACACACTCGATCAAGAAGTGAAAGAAAAAGTGAACCAATAATCAATTAAGAAGACGCTTTAAGGGATAAGAAGGACATGTTACTAATGTAGGTACTGTCCTTCTCACCTATGAAAAATGACCTTATAGCTCTTCTTCCCTCAAACACTCTACTCATCTTCTACCCCTAAACTAGACATACTCAGTTGCATATGGATCACAAAAAAACAGAACTCAAAACCTATAGCACATTTTAAAAATTATGATATATTTAGTAGGGTGTAATCATGACTACTTACTCTTAAATCTATGAAAATAAATAATCTTATTTTACTAATGTATATCTACTATATTCGTTAGCTAGAGATGATGAGGAGGGACAGCATGGAAAGAAGCTTATCAATGGAATTGGTTCGCGTGACAGAAGCTGCGGCATTAGCCTCAGCAAGATGGATGGGAAGAGGGAAAAAGGATGAAGCTGATGATGCAGCTACAACAGCGATGAGGACAGTTTTTGATACCGTTCCAATGCGTGGAACTGTTGTGATTGGTGAAGGAGAAATGGATGAGGCACCAATGCTATACATTGGAGAGCAGTTGGGAATGGGACATGGTCCAGAGCTAGATGTTGCTGTAGATCCTTTGGAAGGAACAAATATTGTGGCTAAAGGGACGTGGAATGCGTTATCCGTATTAGCTGTGGCTGATAAAGGTAACCTCTTACACGCTCCTGATATGTACATGGAAAAAATAGCTGTAGGACCTGCTGCTGTTGGGAAGGTGGACCTTAATGCATCAGTGGCTGATAACCTAAAAGCAGTAGCTGATGCGTTGAACAGAGATATTTCTGATCTGGTAGCTGTAGTGCTTGACCGTGAGCGGCATTCTCGAATTATTCATGAGGTAAGGGAAGCGGGGGCAAGAATTAAACTCCTTTCTGATGGAGATGTAGCCGCTGCTATCAACACGGCTTTTGAGGATACAGGTGTAGATATTTTATTCGGTACCGGCGGAGCTCCAGAAGGCGTCATTGCGGCTGTTGCTCTCAAATGCTTAGGTGGAGAGCTTCAAGGAAGACTAGTTCCTCAAAATGAAGATGAAGTGGAGCGCTGCCTAAAGATGGGGATGGCAAAGCCAGACCAAATCCTCCGCATGGACGATTTAGTTAAGGGAGACGACTGTATTTTTGCCGCCACTGGAGTAACAGACGGTGAATTGCTTAGAGGGGTTCGATTTAAAGGGAGCTCTGCGTCAACTCAGTCTGTTGTTATGCGCGCGAAATCTGGTACAGTTCGGTTCATTCAAGCCGATCATCGCTTAGAAAGAAAACCTAATATGGTCATGGAATCATAAGAAGAAATAGAAAAGTATAGTAAAAATAATTTAGTAAAGAAAAGTGGTGTTCATAATCTTATGGCAGTGCATATTACTGATCTAGAAGAAAAGAGTTTAAAAGAGTTATATAAACTAGCGAAGGAATACGAAGTACCTTATTATGGCCAATTAAAGAAAAAAGAGCTTATCTTCGCGATATTAAAGGGCCAGGCAGAAAAAGACGGATTTTTGTTTATGGAAGGAATTTTAGAGGTATTACAAGAAGGCTATGGCTTTCTTAGACCGATCAACTATCTCCCTTCCTCCGAGGATATCTACATTTCTGCTTCACAAATCAGACGCTTCGAGCTACGCAACGGAGATAAAGTTTCAGGAAAGGTTAGACCACCAAAAGAGAATGAACGTTATTTTGGGCTACTGCACGTAGAAGCTGTAAATGGTGAAGACCCTGAGCTTGCTAAAGAACGTCCTCATTTCCCTGCTTTGACACCACTCTATCCAGATGAAAAAATGGTTTTAGAAGCTGATCCAAAAAAGCTTGCTCCTCGTATTATGGATCTCATTGCACCTGTTGGTTTAGGACAACGTGGATTAATTGTAGCACCTCCTAAGGCGGGTAAAACCGTTCTCATTCAAGAGATTGCCAATAGTATTTCAACAAATCATCCACAGATTGAATTAATCGTACTGCTTATTGATGAACGACCTGAAGAGGTTACCGATATGCAGCGCTCTGTTAAGGGTGAAGTGGTTAGCTCTACCTTTGATGAAGTTCCTGAGAACCATATCCGAGTGGCTGAGCTTGTTCTTGAGAGGGCGCAACGTCTTGTAGAGCATAAGAAGGATGTTGTCATTTTACTAGATAGCATCACCCGTTTGGCTCGTGCTTACAACCTTGTTATTCCACCAAGTGGTCGAACATTATCCGGGGGGATAGATCCTGCTGCTTTCCATAGACCGAAACGCTTTTTTGGAGCGGCTCGTAATATTGAAGAGGGCGGAAGCTTAACCATCCTAGCTACCGCATTAGTGGAAACGGGCTCACGTATGGATGATGTGATCTATGAAGAGTTCAAGGGAACAGGGAACATGGAGCTGCACTTAGACAGAAAGCTAGCTGACCGTCGCATCTATCCTGCTATTGATATCCGCCGCTCAGGAACAAGACGAGAAGAGCTTCTCCTACAGCCTCATGATCTTGACAAGCTGTGGGTCATTCGTAAAAACCTTACAGAGTCACCTGATTTTACAGACCAATTTATTAGAAAGATCAAGAAAACATCAAACAATGAAGAGTTTATGGCCCAGTTTGAGCTTCCTGAGGGAGAAGGGCAAGGCTCTGCATCTGAAAGCCGGTCTAGTGGAGCCAAAACAGGCACTAAATCCACGAAAAGCACAAAAACATCAGCAAGCTAACTTGATCGATTAAAGAACTGACAATTAGATAGAGGTACTATAAATGTCTTTTAAGAGAACGCGGTATAAGCATAAACTCTTAAAAGGCATTTTTTATTCATTAGGCACATATCCTTAACAAGGAACATTAACAAGGAGGGATAGCTGTGGGTAAGGCCAAACGACTTATTACTTCTGCCTTAGTCATCTCTGGAGCAACGGCGTTGTCGCCCATGGATGTCGGGGCCACAGAACTAGAACCCAATCTGTTTGATGAGGATCTCCAAGCTATGATTGAGCAGGAAATGCTTGAAAAAGCGCTACGAAGCTACACCAACCCCCTACACCGAATAGAGGCTGAAATGAACCAGGATCATGATCAAGAAACAACCTACATAGTGCAGGAAGGGGATACCTTATCAGAAATTGCTCAAAAATTTGGCGTAGAGATTAAAGAAATAGTTCATCAAAATGAAATACAGAACGTAAATAGGATTGCTGTTAATCAAGAATTAAAAATTAGGGTCGTTCAAAAAAACTATGTTATTAAATTCGGGGATAACGCACAGCAAATTGCTGATGAACATGGAATTACCGTTGAAGAATTAGTAAGCACTAACGGTACGTTAAAATATACGTCTGCTCAGCTGTATCCAGGGACAGAAATTCAGGTACCCACCCCTACTCCAGATTTTCCTGAAGAACAGCTTGAAGATAATCAACCGGAAAAAGCTAATACGATCCTGCTAGCAAGTCGTTCAGATGTTTCAGCTTCTACTCAGACGATAAGTGGGTTTCAATGGCCAGTAACTGGTACTGTTACAAGTCGCTTTGGAATGCGCTGGGGAAGGCAGCACAACGGAATTGATATTGCAAATAGTCTAAAGAAGGAAGCTGTCATTGCTGCGGCTAAAGCTGGTGTTGTAAAAGAAGCAGGGTTTCATTCGGGCGGCTATGGTAATTTGGTCATTTTGGATCATGGTCAGGGAGTAGAAACCTACTACGCTCATATGAGTAAAATCAGTGTCAAGGCAAATCAAGAAATAAAGCAAGGGGAGCAGATAGGTTACATGGGGCAAACAGGAAGAACGACTGGCTACCACCTGCATTTCGAAATTAGGATTAATGACAAGCCTGTAAATCCTAGCTCTTATTTAGAGTAAAGAACGAAACGTATTGCAACTCCTTATTACACATGCTATAATCAACCATGTGTGATTGACTAACTCTGTTTCGAAAATGATTCAGGGCGTAAAGGAGTGAACGTTTATGAAGCCAGGAATTCACCCAAATTATCAAGTAACTAAGGTCACTTGTGCGTGCGGTAACGAGTTTGAAGCTGGTTCAATTAAAGCGGATTTACGTGTAGAGATTTGTTCAGCTTGCCATCCTTTCTATACAGGGAAGCAGAAACTAATTGATGCAGGTGGACGAGTAGATCGCTTTAAGAAGAAATATAACATGAAATAAGCTTAAACAAGCTATAACTTTTTGAATGAATATAGAATGAAAAAAGGTGTTAGAAACAGGTAAGGCAAGAGCTTGCCTGTTTTTTAACACCTTATATCATTATTTATAGGCAGATTTGTGCCATTTTTTCTTTTCATATATCCTAAAGGATGAGAGACAATAAGGATGAACGGAGTCCGTTGACGTAGATACATATGGCTCATTAATCATAAATAATATGAATCATGAATAATATGGATCATTTAAACGAGGTAGATATTTTACAGAATGGGAGAGGTAGCTTATGCATGAAGTAAAGCAAAACGGATGGATTGAGCTGATTTGCGGGAGTATGTTTTCTGGGAAAAGTGAAGAATTAATCCGTCGAGTGCAACGAGCTCAATTTGCCAAGCAGCAGGTACAGGTGTTCAAGCCTGTAATTGATAATCGCTATAGCCAGGTGTCGGTTGTTTCGCATAAGGGTTCTTCTCAGGTGGCACAGCCCGTTTCGACAGCAGCTGAAATCATTGAGTTGGTAGAGCCGCATACGGATTGTGTGGCGATTGACGAAGTTCAGTTTTTTGATGAAGACATTGTACAAGCTGCCCAAACCTTAGCAGATCGTGGTATTCGCATCATTTGTGCGGGATTGGATCAGGATTTTAGAGCGGAGCCTTTTGGTCCAATTCCACAGCTTATGTCTGTTGCTGAGTATGTGACGAAGCTTCATGCGATATGCTCTTCCTGCGGCTCCTTAGCTAGCAGAACACAGCGCTTAATTAACGGCGAGCCAGCACATTATAATGACCCTATCATTCTAGTAGGGGCTTCAGAGAGCTATGAGCCTAGATGCAGACATTGTCATGAGGTCAAAGGCAAAGAGCCAAAAAGCTCCTTAACTGAGCAAACCGTTTTGACGAGACGTGCATAGTATACTATAATTTGAATGTTAAGCATCTATTTGAGATGTAAGTGAGGTGAAGAAGATGTTTGATCGTTTACAAGCCGTCGAGGACCGCTTTGAGGAGCTAGGTCAATTGTTGTATGATCCGGCCATTTTGAATGATCCCAAAAAGCTTAGGGAGTATTCTCAGGAGCATTCTAAAATAGAAGATACGGTCACAGCGTATCGTGAATATAAAGAGGTTACAGCCCAACTCAAGGATGCTAAATCCATGCTTGAGGAAAAGCTAGACGATGAAATGAAAGACATGGTGAAGCTGGAAATCTCCGAGCTTTCCGAGCGGAAGGAGCAGCTGGAGGAGCAACTCAAAATTCTCCTGTTACCGAAGGACCCTAACGATGACAAAAACGTAATCGTTGAGATTCGAGGAGCAGCTGGAGGAGACGAAGCTGCTTTATTTGCTGGTGTATTATATAAAATGTACACACGCTATGCAGAAAATAGAGGCTGGAGAACAGAAATGATTGAAGCCAATCCTAACGATGTAGGGGGCTATAAAGAGGTTATTTTCCAGATTACAGGTCAAGGAGCCTACAGTCGTCTGAAGTATGAAAGTGGAGCTCATCGTGTTCAGCGGATTCCAGTTACTGAATCAGGTGGACGTATTCATACGTCAACGTCAACAGTGGCTGTATTACCTGAGGTTGAAGAGGTTGATGTAGAGATTCACGATAAGGATATTCGAGTGGATGTATTCTGCTCTAGTGGTGCTGGAGGACAGTCTGTTAATACGACTCAATCGGCAGTGCGTTTGACTCATATTCCAACCAATACGGTGGTAACCTGTCAGGATGAAAAGTCACAGCATAAGAATAAAGACAAAGCGATGAAGGTTTTGCGTGCGCGTGTATATAATAAGTTCTTAGAAGAAGCTCAGTCTGAATACGCTGATATTCGTAAATCAGCTGTAGGGACAGGGGATCGCAGTGAGCGTATCCGTACGTACAATTATCCTCAAAGCCGAGTAACGGACCATCGAATTGGGTTAACTTTGCATAAGCTTGACCAGGTACTCAATGGTGAGCTTGATGAAGTCGTTGATCCGTTAATTGTATCAGAACAATCAGAAATGCTTAAAAAGGTGGAAGCGTAATGAAGCCAACCACATATCGGGAAGCCCTTGTTTGGGCTTCTTCTTTATTAGCGTCAATAAATCCAAAGATAGCCGAGTGGCTCCAGCTCCACCTTATGGGAGTGGAGCGCCAAGAATGGGTAAGAAGTCTTGATGACAGTATGTCGTCTGACGCATTAAGCAGGTATCAAGGCTGGGTTAAGGCTGTTGTCGACGGAGAGCCCTACCAGTATATTGTTGGAGAAGAAGACTTCTATGGTCGTACCTTTCATGTTAGCCCTGCTGTACTCATTCCACGCCCGGAAACGGAGCTTTTAGTTGAACATGTTATAGCCTATGCTAAGCGCTATTGGGCTGATGCGGTATCGTGTACGATGGTTGATATAGGGACAGGGAGCGGAGCCATTGCCGTTACTTGTGCTTTAGAATGGGATAAGGTACGTATGCTAGCTGTGGATATTTCAGAGGAAGCGTTAAGCGTAGCGAGTCACAATGCGAACCAGTTAGGAGCACAGGTTGAATTTTTACAAGGAGATTTATTGCAGCCCCTCCTATCAAGAAAGAAAAAGGTTGATGTATTAATTTCTAACCCACCATACATCCCATTTTCACAAAAAGAGAAACTAGATCGCAATGTTGTGGACTTTGAACCTCATACAGCTTTATTTGCGCCAGAGGACGGCTTATATTTTTATCGACAGCTTATTCAGCAATCACCATCTATCTTAGCTAATCAATCTCTACTAGCCTTTGAAGTAGGCATCCATCAGGCACAGGCAGTTGTAGATTTTATAAAGCACATACATCCGTCAGCTAAGTGTGAAGTGAAGCGGGATTATCAAGGGATTGATCGAATGGTTTTAGCTTATATAGAAAAATAAATAGACGAACGAAAAAACAAAGATTGATACGAATTGGATGAGGAGGATAAAATAAGGTAAAGACGTAGTGAACTTAAAATGAAAGAGGCGAACAGATGATGCCAGCCAAAAATAAAATATTCGTCCTTTTCCTCCTCCTATGTATCAGTGCGGTTATTTTCCTTGCGTTTGTGGACTTTACCCCTGAGCCCTCTAGCCTAACAG from Bacillus horti includes:
- the glpX gene encoding class II fructose-bisphosphatase, which encodes MERSLSMELVRVTEAAALASARWMGRGKKDEADDAATTAMRTVFDTVPMRGTVVIGEGEMDEAPMLYIGEQLGMGHGPELDVAVDPLEGTNIVAKGTWNALSVLAVADKGNLLHAPDMYMEKIAVGPAAVGKVDLNASVADNLKAVADALNRDISDLVAVVLDRERHSRIIHEVREAGARIKLLSDGDVAAAINTAFEDTGVDILFGTGGAPEGVIAAVALKCLGGELQGRLVPQNEDEVERCLKMGMAKPDQILRMDDLVKGDDCIFAATGVTDGELLRGVRFKGSSASTQSVVMRAKSGTVRFIQADHRLERKPNMVMES
- the rho gene encoding transcription termination factor Rho, with the translated sequence MAVHITDLEEKSLKELYKLAKEYEVPYYGQLKKKELIFAILKGQAEKDGFLFMEGILEVLQEGYGFLRPINYLPSSEDIYISASQIRRFELRNGDKVSGKVRPPKENERYFGLLHVEAVNGEDPELAKERPHFPALTPLYPDEKMVLEADPKKLAPRIMDLIAPVGLGQRGLIVAPPKAGKTVLIQEIANSISTNHPQIELIVLLIDERPEEVTDMQRSVKGEVVSSTFDEVPENHIRVAELVLERAQRLVEHKKDVVILLDSITRLARAYNLVIPPSGRTLSGGIDPAAFHRPKRFFGAARNIEEGGSLTILATALVETGSRMDDVIYEEFKGTGNMELHLDRKLADRRIYPAIDIRRSGTRREELLLQPHDLDKLWVIRKNLTESPDFTDQFIRKIKKTSNNEEFMAQFELPEGEGQGSASESRSSGAKTGTKSTKSTKTSAS
- a CDS encoding M23 family metallopeptidase, whose amino-acid sequence is MGKAKRLITSALVISGATALSPMDVGATELEPNLFDEDLQAMIEQEMLEKALRSYTNPLHRIEAEMNQDHDQETTYIVQEGDTLSEIAQKFGVEIKEIVHQNEIQNVNRIAVNQELKIRVVQKNYVIKFGDNAQQIADEHGITVEELVSTNGTLKYTSAQLYPGTEIQVPTPTPDFPEEQLEDNQPEKANTILLASRSDVSASTQTISGFQWPVTGTVTSRFGMRWGRQHNGIDIANSLKKEAVIAAAKAGVVKEAGFHSGGYGNLVILDHGQGVETYYAHMSKISVKANQEIKQGEQIGYMGQTGRTTGYHLHFEIRINDKPVNPSSYLE
- the rpmE gene encoding 50S ribosomal protein L31, encoding MKPGIHPNYQVTKVTCACGNEFEAGSIKADLRVEICSACHPFYTGKQKLIDAGGRVDRFKKKYNMK
- a CDS encoding thymidine kinase, with product MHEVKQNGWIELICGSMFSGKSEELIRRVQRAQFAKQQVQVFKPVIDNRYSQVSVVSHKGSSQVAQPVSTAAEIIELVEPHTDCVAIDEVQFFDEDIVQAAQTLADRGIRIICAGLDQDFRAEPFGPIPQLMSVAEYVTKLHAICSSCGSLASRTQRLINGEPAHYNDPIILVGASESYEPRCRHCHEVKGKEPKSSLTEQTVLTRRA
- the prfA gene encoding peptide chain release factor 1; this encodes MFDRLQAVEDRFEELGQLLYDPAILNDPKKLREYSQEHSKIEDTVTAYREYKEVTAQLKDAKSMLEEKLDDEMKDMVKLEISELSERKEQLEEQLKILLLPKDPNDDKNVIVEIRGAAGGDEAALFAGVLYKMYTRYAENRGWRTEMIEANPNDVGGYKEVIFQITGQGAYSRLKYESGAHRVQRIPVTESGGRIHTSTSTVAVLPEVEEVDVEIHDKDIRVDVFCSSGAGGQSVNTTQSAVRLTHIPTNTVVTCQDEKSQHKNKDKAMKVLRARVYNKFLEEAQSEYADIRKSAVGTGDRSERIRTYNYPQSRVTDHRIGLTLHKLDQVLNGELDEVVDPLIVSEQSEMLKKVEA
- the prmC gene encoding peptide chain release factor N(5)-glutamine methyltransferase; translation: MKPTTYREALVWASSLLASINPKIAEWLQLHLMGVERQEWVRSLDDSMSSDALSRYQGWVKAVVDGEPYQYIVGEEDFYGRTFHVSPAVLIPRPETELLVEHVIAYAKRYWADAVSCTMVDIGTGSGAIAVTCALEWDKVRMLAVDISEEALSVASHNANQLGAQVEFLQGDLLQPLLSRKKKVDVLISNPPYIPFSQKEKLDRNVVDFEPHTALFAPEDGLYFYRQLIQQSPSILANQSLLAFEVGIHQAQAVVDFIKHIHPSAKCEVKRDYQGIDRMVLAYIEK